Proteins from a genomic interval of Fusobacterium russii ATCC 25533:
- the rpsF gene encoding 30S ribosomal protein S6 encodes MKKYEIMYIINPTVLEEGREALIAEVNELLQTNGATIAKTEKWGERKLAYPIEKKKSGFYVLTTFEIDGVKLAEVEAKLNIIESIMRYIVVKLD; translated from the coding sequence ATGAAAAAATATGAAATTATGTACATTATCAATCCTACTGTTTTAGAAGAAGGAAGAGAGGCTTTAATAGCAGAAGTAAACGAATTGTTACAAACTAATGGAGCAACTATAGCTAAAACAGAAAAATGGGGAGAAAGAAAACTAGCTTATCCAATAGAAAAGAAAAAATCTGGTTTCTATGTACTAACTACTTTTGAGATTGACGGAGTAAAATTAGCAGAAGTAGAAGCTAAGTTAAACATTATAGAATCTATAATGAGATATATAGTTGTTAAACTTGACTAA
- the rpsR gene encoding 30S ribosomal protein S18, whose amino-acid sequence MAEFRRRRAKLRVKAEEIDYKNVELLKRFVSDKGKINPSRLTGANAKLQRKIAKAIKRARNIALIPYTRIEK is encoded by the coding sequence ATGGCAGAATTTAGAAGAAGAAGAGCTAAATTAAGAGTCAAAGCTGAAGAAATTGATTATAAAAATGTTGAACTTTTAAAAAGATTTGTATCTGATAAGGGTAAAATCAATCCTTCAAGATTGACAGGGGCTAATGCTAAGTTACAAAGAAAAATAGCAAAAGCAATAAAAAGAGCAAGAAATATAGCTCTTATACCATATACAAGAATAGAGAAATAA